CCTCCATGCAGAATATGCAAGACATATCCGTTATTGATGGACCAGTCGCTGCTGATCACAACACCATCGGCAACCGATCGAACATCCGCCCCCTTGCGTGAAGCGATGTCTATGCCGAAATGGCCGTCGTATGGTCTGTAAGTTCCTGTTAGGGTCCCGTCAACCGGTGGTTCTGCAGGAAACGTAACCGTACCGGAAAAGATCTCGGAATAGAGTATCTGATCGCTGCCGAGCGGCTGCATGTCCGGGCTGCCGGTAAAACGAAACGTAATCGGCCTTTCACCGGCATTGTCAGTCGGATGATCGTGATCCCCGTACATGGCCATCCACTCATCGGAATGATTAACGATGAACGAGGTGTCGGCTGCAGTCCGGATAACCTGTTGCATCTGCTTGAGCTGGCGGTCCCTGACTTCGAGCGAATCCCTCAGTGCCATAACACGTTCGCTGACTTCCATGACGGATGACCTGATGGCACGATTTTCCTTGTTGAACAGCATCGACCCCGCCGGTGTAAAATAGAGCACCAGAACGACCAGAAGAATAAGCACCAGATTTGCCCCGGCGATGATGAGGGCCAGTTTGCCCGGGTGCAGCGTAAAGCTTTCCTGCTGATGCGGATTGTCATCATCAAAGAGAA
The Balneolales bacterium ANBcel1 DNA segment above includes these coding regions:
- a CDS encoding M23 family metallopeptidase, whose product is MAQRRNENLTFLLFDDDNPHQQESFTLHPGKLALIIAGANLVLILLVVLVLYFTPAGSMLFNKENRAIRSSVMEVSERVMALRDSLEVRDRQLKQMQQVIRTAADTSFIVNHSDEWMAMYGDHDHPTDNAGERPITFRFTGSPDMQPLGSDQILYSEIFSGTVTFPAEPPVDGTLTGTYRPYDGHFGIDIASRKGADVRSVADGVVISSDWSINNGYVLHILHGGGIVSVYKHFSKVFNVAGDVVRKGDVIGTVGETGLLASGPHIHFELWQNGVSLDPVGYLLLNN